The proteins below are encoded in one region of Phaseolus vulgaris cultivar G19833 chromosome 1, P. vulgaris v2.0, whole genome shotgun sequence:
- the LOC137813526 gene encoding aldehyde dehydrogenase family 3 member H1-like isoform X1 has translation MSFQDSDKTKSEASAFDAPAASRLVTELRGAFASGKPSSYEWRVSQVKALAKLVADHEQEIVDALQKDLAKPPLETVAYEIAMLKNSCKVALKELKHWITPEKVKTSLASFPSSAEIVSEPLGVVLVISAWNYPFLLSLDPVIGAIAAGNAVVLKPSEIAPATSSLLAKLLGDYMDKSCIRVVEGAVDETSALLQQKWDKIFYTGNGRVARIVMAAAAKHLTPVVLELGGKSPVVVDSNINLKVATRRIIAGKWGCNNGQACISPDYVITTKEYAAKLVDALKTELEKFYGKNPLESKDLSRIVNSNHFNRLKKLLDDDKVSGKIVYGGEKDESKLKISPTVLLDVPRDSLIMSEEIFGPLLPILTVDKLEESFQVINSGPKPLAAYIFTNNKKLKELFVMNISAGGLVVNDTTLHLAVHTLPFGGVGESGVGAYHGKFSFDAFSHKKAVLYRSFIGDASVRYPPYTTTKQRLLKALIGGGILGIIRALFGWS, from the exons ATGTCGTTTCAGGACTCGGACAAAACGAAGTCAGAGGCGAGTGCATTCGACGCGCCGGCGGCGTCGCGGCTCGTGACGGAGTTGCGTGGAGCCTTCGCTTCGGGCAAACCTAGCAGTTACGAGTGGCGAGTGTCGCAGGTCAAAGCGCTCGCGAAACTCGTCGCCGATCACGAGCAGGAGATCGTCGACGCGCTCCAAAAGGACCTCGCGAAGCCGCCGCTCGAAACCGTCGCTTACGAG ATTGCTATGTTGAAAAACTCATGTAAAGTTGCGCTCAAAGAATTGAAACATTGGATAACTCCCGAAAAG GTCAAAACTTCACTCGCAAGTTTTCCTTCTTCAGCTGAAATAGTATCTGAACCACTGGGGGTTGTGCTAGTCATCTCGGCATGGAACTACCCTTTTC TGTTGTCACTTGATCCAGTCATTGGAGCTATAGCAGCTGGTAATGCTGTGGTTTTAAAACCATCGGAAATTGCTCCAGCCACATCGTCACTGTTGGCAAAACTGCTGGGAGACTACATGGATAAGTCATGTATTAGAGTTGTTGAGGGAGCAGTTGATGAAACTTCCGCATTGCTACAGCAAAAGTGGGACAAAATTTTCTATACAG GTAATGGACGAGTTGCACGTATTGTGATGGCTGCTGCTGCAAAACACCTAACACCAGTTGTGCTGGAGCTCGGAGGAAAATCTCCAGTTGTTGTTGATTCAAACATCAATTTAAAG GTAGCAACAAGACGAATAATTGCCGGAAAGTGGGGTTGTAATAATGGACAAGCTTGCATTTCTCCAGATTATGTTATAACAACAAAAGAATATGCTGCCAAGTTG GTGGATGCGCTAAAGACTGAATTGGAGAAATTTTATGGAAAGAACCCATTGGAATCAAAAGATTTGTCCCGTATTGTGAACTCCAATCACTTTAATCGCTTGAAAAAACTCTTGGATGATGATAAGGTTTCTGGTAAGATTGTTTATGGAGGCGAAAAGGATGAAAGCAAATT GAAGATTAGCCCCACTGTTCTATTGGATGTCCCACGGGATTCTTTGATTATGAGTGAGGAGATATTTGGTCCTTTGCTTCCCATCCTCACGGTAG ACAAACTGGAAGAAAGCTTTCAAGTGATCAATTCAGGACCAAAGCCTCTCGCTGCATACATATTTACAAATAACAAGAAGCTCAAGGAGCTATTTGTTATGAATATTTCAGCTGGCGGCTTGGTTGTTAATGACACCACTTTACAT CTTGCGGTTCATACTTTGCCATTTGGAGGAGTTGGTGAGAGTGGAGTGGGGGCATACCACGGGAAATTCTCATTTGATGCATTTAGCCACAAAAAGGCAGTTCTCTATCGCAGTTTTATTGGTGATGCATCAGTAAGGTACCCACCATACACAACTACAAAGCAAAGATTGCTAAAAGCTCTTATTGGCGGTGGCATACTTGGTATTATTCGTGCCCTGTTTGGTTGGTCCTAG